In a genomic window of Pseudomonas oryzihabitans:
- a CDS encoding ShlB/FhaC/HecB family hemolysin secretion/activation protein: protein MFKSPVPAKALLCALAFAVMAANTAMASETRAAASDSGTQTSQSRVMVRAVEFSGNRIFNSEQLNAQIANDIGRPLSLVEIKALAAKIESYYQAANYQLVKVVVPPQDFANQPAVKLVVLEGWLGNVQVTGAKRFSPAQVREVLVVGGVVEGKPFTLEQVERALTRLNRLSGIEVTSTLKPGAQTGSTDLVVDITEAPRVQGAMEANNYGSKNTGEYRLMPTLKFANLTGRGDEVNILALTSLGEGDLWYGYIDYSLPLNLRGTKARAYFSKGNVDVGSTYRVLNIEGENQSWGLGVSQDFIRSARSIVTTEAWLESQDLEQSILGVRTAEDKIRKLRFSLSLDNSNLYGRTLATVGLHYGLGEALGGMKNDSLMSSRSAAKADNNFTKFTFDVARLQQITPRFLVIPRIAGQYSLDSLVSSEQWGIGGFNSVVGHAPSTYSGDDGFTVSIEGRYSLFKDSDRYQATARLEHGQIWVKDPLIGQDDHQDLSGAAIGLLARPIDSVDVRLDFGVPIGDKTEDGSYVYAQARYHF, encoded by the coding sequence ATGTTCAAATCTCCCGTGCCGGCGAAGGCGCTGCTGTGCGCCCTTGCTTTTGCCGTGATGGCAGCTAATACAGCAATGGCCAGCGAAACCAGAGCCGCTGCTTCAGACTCCGGGACTCAGACTTCCCAAAGTCGGGTCATGGTCCGAGCCGTAGAATTTAGTGGTAACCGTATATTTAATAGCGAGCAGCTCAACGCTCAGATCGCTAATGATATCGGCCGTCCGCTGAGTCTGGTCGAGATCAAAGCGCTGGCTGCTAAGATCGAGTCTTACTATCAGGCTGCCAACTACCAGTTGGTCAAGGTCGTTGTGCCGCCACAGGATTTCGCCAACCAGCCCGCTGTAAAATTGGTGGTCTTGGAGGGTTGGTTGGGCAATGTACAAGTCACCGGAGCAAAGCGTTTTTCTCCCGCGCAGGTAAGGGAAGTGCTGGTAGTGGGTGGTGTAGTTGAGGGCAAACCTTTCACTCTCGAGCAGGTGGAGCGTGCTCTGACGCGCCTGAATCGGCTATCTGGTATTGAGGTCACCTCGACTCTCAAGCCTGGTGCGCAAACTGGCTCTACCGATTTAGTGGTTGATATCACCGAAGCGCCTCGCGTCCAAGGCGCGATGGAGGCCAACAATTATGGTAGTAAAAATACTGGCGAGTACCGGCTGATGCCGACGCTGAAATTCGCCAACCTCACCGGGCGTGGAGATGAGGTCAATATTCTGGCTCTGACTTCTCTGGGAGAAGGAGATCTGTGGTATGGCTACATCGACTACAGCCTGCCGCTGAATCTGCGTGGTACCAAAGCTCGCGCCTATTTCTCGAAAGGTAACGTCGATGTCGGTAGTACCTATCGAGTGTTGAACATTGAGGGTGAGAACCAGAGTTGGGGGCTAGGTGTATCTCAGGACTTCATACGTTCTGCTCGTAGCATCGTAACGACCGAGGCCTGGCTGGAATCCCAGGATCTGGAACAGAGCATCCTCGGTGTGCGTACCGCTGAGGACAAGATTCGTAAGCTACGTTTCAGCTTGAGTCTGGACAACTCCAATCTTTATGGTCGCACGCTGGCCACCGTCGGCCTGCATTACGGCTTGGGTGAAGCCCTGGGCGGGATGAAAAACGATTCGTTGATGTCTAGCCGCTCTGCAGCCAAGGCAGACAACAACTTCACTAAATTCACCTTCGATGTCGCCCGCCTGCAGCAGATCACTCCACGTTTCCTCGTCATCCCGCGTATCGCCGGCCAGTACTCGCTGGATTCGCTGGTTTCCAGTGAGCAGTGGGGGATCGGCGGATTCAACTCCGTGGTTGGTCATGCGCCATCTACCTACTCTGGCGACGATGGTTTCACTGTCAGCATCGAAGGCCGTTATTCGTTGTTCAAGGATAGCGACCGCTATCAAGCCACTGCCCGTCTCGAGCATGGCCAGATCTGGGTGAAAGATCCTCTGATTGGTCAAGACGACCATCAGGACTTGTCCGGTGCTGCAATTGGTCTGTTGGCACGACCAATCGACAGTGTCGATGTGCGTTTGGACTTTGGTGTGCCTATTGGTGACAAGACCGAGGATGGCTCCTACGTCTACGCCCAGGCCCGCTATCACTTCTGA